A window of Methanosphaera sp. WGK6 genomic DNA:
AATGGTTATGGAACAAGCATAGTTAGTAATAATATGTTCACGGATAGTACTGCAGGTAATGGTGGAGTAATTTATAATAATGAGAATATTACAATTAATAACAATACCTTCATTAATAGTATTGCAAATAATGAGGGTGGTGTACTTTATAATCATGGAAATATGGTGGTTGGTAATAATAGTTTCAAAGATAACTATGCAACATTATATGGTGGTGTAATCTACAATGGTTATGGAACAAGTATTGTTAGTAATAATACGTTCACGGGTAATACTGCAAAGAGTGGTGGTGTAATATTTAGCAATTATTGGTCTATTGATATATGTAACAATATTTTCAAAGATAACTCTGCCACAGAACTTGCAGGTGTAATATATAATCGTGGAAATAGTACAGTCCGTGATAATATTTTTATTAGTAATAATGCAACTCGAAATGGTGGTGTAATCTACAATGATGAGAATATTACAGTTTATAATAATATTTTCACTGATAACCATGTAAATGGTGATGGTGGTGTTATACACAATAGTAATAGGATTACGGTTAGTAATAATACTTTTAAAGATAACTATGCAACACAATATGGTGGTGTAATCTACAATGATGGTAGGATTAATAATGTAATTAACAATACAATTACTAACAACAATGCTATTAATGGTGGAGCAATCTATACTAATGGTGGAACTAATACTATAAGTAATAATATAATTATTAACAACACGGCAAGTAAAAGTGGAGGAGCAATCTATACTAATGGTGGAACTAATATTATAAGTAACAATACAATTACTAATAACACTGTAGGATCAAATGGTGGAGTAATATGTGCTAGTAGTGGTAGTAATACTATAAGTAACAATACCATCACTAATAATACAGCAGGTAATGGTGGAGTAATATATACTAGTTGTAGAAACAATACTATAAGTAATAATACAATCACTAACAACACGGCAAGTAATGGTGGAGTAATATATAACTACTATGGACAAATTATAGTTAATGACAATATTTTTAAGAATAACTATGCAACACAAGATGGTGGAGCAATCTACAATAATGGTGGAACTAATAGAATTGATAATAACATTTTCACAAAGAATACTGCAAGTAATAATGGAGTAATATATAATAATGGAACTATTATAGTTAATAATAATACACTAAATAGCAATCAGGTGAAAACAGGTTTCGTACTATATAATAATGGTAACATATCTATTACTAATAATTTATTTATAAACAATACTGATAACACAAGAGATATGTTATTAAATAATTCAGATACTAATAAAACAAAGACATTAGTTATTAATAATAACACATACATCGATAATTTACTAGAAGATTCCCTGATAACTAATCAAACATACACATTATCTGGCAATAATAGAAATATAACTGTAAATATCGCTTTAAGAGATGTGTATAATGATACAATACGAAATGGAACAATAACAGCATATTCTGATGAAAAAAGTATTGGTGTGGGTAATGTAGTGAATGGAACAGCAAATATAACACTAAATTTACAAAATACACGAAATATAACTATAGTATACACAACACTAAACAAAAACTACCAAAATACCACAACAACAATACTAGTAAATGTATATAAAAATAATACTCGTGTCCTAGTAGACCCAGTATTTGGAGTTATTGGAGAAAATATCACATTAACAGCACATGTAACAGATATTAATGATAACCCGTTAACTGGTGGTAATCTTGTATTTAAATTAAATGGTAAAACACTAAGAATTGACGGATCATTTAACAGTACACAAGCACCACTAAAATTCAGTGTAGTAAATGGACTTGTAACATATACACTAAATGCTGATTTATACCTACGTAATGCTAAAAACTTATCAGCATCATACAGTGGAACTAATATGTATGCAGAAAATGTATCAGATACAACAATAGCACAAATTGCAAAAAGAAATGCAAATATCACAGTAACAACAGTAAACACCACAAAACAAGACACAAATATAACATTCACAGCAGTAGTAACAGATACTACAAGAAATAAACAAAATACTACAGCTATAAATGAGAATGGATATGTCCTATTTAAACTCAATGGTGTTTCACTAAAAGATAATAATGGTAAAGTAATCAGAGTAAAAGTAGAAAATAACACAGCACAATACACATACCACGTACCTGCTGGAATGACTAGTACTGATAGCTCAGGAAATCTTAGAAATTATATTGTAGAGGCAGTCTACCAAAATGATATATTCTATCCGGACTCCAGAAATACTACAATATTCAATGTGGAAAAATCAGATATAACCGTAAATATAAACAATGTACTAATAAATAACTCTACAAAAGTAATAACATCAATCACAGGAAATATCACAGACTACCATGGAAATCTACTTATAGGAAACAACAAAGTTTGTGTAAAAGTAAATGGAAAAACACTCAAGGATAACAATAACAATACATTATATTTCACAGTAACAAATGGAATAATCAATCTCACAAACATAAATACAAATATAAAATCATTTAATAATATAACTATTGTTACTGGTGAAACTAAATCATACAAAGCTGGACAAAATACAACTACAAGACTAACAATAGTTTAAAAATAGGGGGAAATACTCATTTTTCTCTTTCTTTTTTATATTTATTCATGACTATTATTAAAACCCTTATTGGATAGTAATCTTTCATAAGAAACTAAAAAACTTATTTTTTCTAAAATAAACTATTTTTATAGTATTTTTTTTATCAATACATTTTATATTTTTCATTTCTTTATTAACGAACTCGTTAAATATAT
This region includes:
- a CDS encoding right-handed parallel beta-helix repeat-containing protein; this encodes MNKKTYSVFLFILLVLIYGLNSVSAEDTNNTSILSTDTLDESPQKIINSDNAGKIIQNSTFKEEKVNKTLKTDTVTVNSYDELVTQINNGTSDTIELAQGTYNGSNRIIINRNLTINGQNSILTGNGTIIITSTVTIGNLTLNQTRITVTSDGNLTLINTTHTNNMGFVDGAIYNSGYLTINNSVFNRNNATYGGAINNHGYLTVDNSIFKENHALIGGALYNSRTSILSNSSFISNYAPSNIYNSVGGAISNDGRLDVINCSFTGNTALDGGVIETAHGTTFMSNNIFTNNTAEITGSVIYNHFGGISIMSNNTFTNNTALDGGVIYNENGTSIISNNTFTSNTVNSYGVIYNRGNITINNNTFTNCTANNEGGILYNGYGTSIVSNNMFTGSTANRGSVVYNKDYGTSMISNNTFINSTASNGGVIYNKGNIIINNNTFTNCAANNEGGILYNDYGTSIIGNNTFTGSTAKSGGVIYNGYGTSIVSNNMFTDSTAGNGGVIYNNENITINNNTFINSIANNEGGVLYNHGNMVVGNNSFKDNYATLYGGVIYNGYGTSIVSNNTFTGNTAKSGGVIFSNYWSIDICNNIFKDNSATELAGVIYNRGNSTVRDNIFISNNATRNGGVIYNDENITVYNNIFTDNHVNGDGGVIHNSNRITVSNNTFKDNYATQYGGVIYNDGRINNVINNTITNNNAINGGAIYTNGGTNTISNNIIINNTASKSGGAIYTNGGTNIISNNTITNNTVGSNGGVICASSGSNTISNNTITNNTAGNGGVIYTSCRNNTISNNTITNNTASNGGVIYNYYGQIIVNDNIFKNNYATQDGGAIYNNGGTNRIDNNIFTKNTASNNGVIYNNGTIIVNNNTLNSNQVKTGFVLYNNGNISITNNLFINNTDNTRDMLLNNSDTNKTKTLVINNNTYIDNLLEDSLITNQTYTLSGNNRNITVNIALRDVYNDTIRNGTITAYSDEKSIGVGNVVNGTANITLNLQNTRNITIVYTTLNKNYQNTTTTILVNVYKNNTRVLVDPVFGVIGENITLTAHVTDINDNPLTGGNLVFKLNGKTLRIDGSFNSTQAPLKFSVVNGLVTYTLNADLYLRNAKNLSASYSGTNMYAENVSDTTIAQIAKRNANITVTTVNTTKQDTNITFTAVVTDTTRNKQNTTAINENGYVLFKLNGVSLKDNNGKVIRVKVENNTAQYTYHVPAGMTSTDSSGNLRNYIVEAVYQNDIFYPDSRNTTIFNVEKSDITVNINNVLINNSTKVITSITGNITDYHGNLLIGNNKVCVKVNGKTLKDNNNNTLYFTVTNGIINLTNINTNIKSFNNITIVTGETKSYKAGQNTTTRLTIV